In Desulfonatronospira thiodismutans ASO3-1, a single window of DNA contains:
- the udp gene encoding uridine phosphorylase, giving the protein MPDKVYHLGMNREDVRAAQAAILPGDPGRVEDIAGTPTFEYSKEVACKREYRSWLGYLEGRPVLVTSTGIGGPSTSIAIEELAMLGIRHFIRVGTTGAIRDHISPGDVIITTGAVRQDGASTHYAPLEYPAVAHHEAVQSLVQAAQELEINYHVGITCSSDTFYPGQERVDSFSGYVPRRFQGATQEWERLNVLNYEMEAATVLTMCSVLGLVGGCVTGVIVNRHQKEHISQDDLVLGENNAVQTAVRAMQILTREKN; this is encoded by the coding sequence ATGCCCGACAAAGTTTATCACCTGGGAATGAACAGGGAAGATGTCCGTGCTGCACAGGCTGCCATACTCCCTGGTGATCCCGGCAGGGTTGAGGACATTGCAGGTACGCCTACCTTTGAATACTCTAAGGAGGTTGCCTGCAAGCGGGAGTACCGCAGCTGGCTGGGATACCTGGAAGGTAGACCGGTACTTGTTACATCCACAGGTATAGGCGGCCCGTCTACTTCCATTGCCATAGAAGAACTGGCCATGCTGGGAATAAGACACTTTATTCGTGTGGGCACTACCGGTGCCATAAGGGATCATATCAGTCCTGGAGACGTGATAATCACCACCGGGGCTGTCCGGCAGGACGGTGCCTCTACGCACTATGCCCCCCTGGAGTATCCGGCTGTTGCCCATCATGAAGCTGTGCAGTCACTGGTGCAGGCGGCTCAGGAACTTGAGATCAACTATCACGTGGGTATAACCTGCTCCAGCGATACTTTCTATCCAGGGCAGGAGAGGGTGGATTCATTTTCAGGTTATGTGCCCAGGCGATTTCAGGGGGCTACTCAAGAGTGGGAACGACTCAACGTGCTCAACTATGAAATGGAAGCCGCTACAGTTTTAACCATGTGCAGTGTTCTGGGACTGGTCGGCGGATGTGTTACGGGGGTAATAGTCAACAGGCATCAAAAAGAGCATATTAGCCAGGACGACCTTGTTCTGGGCGAAAATAATGCAGTACAGACAGCTGTCAGGGCCATGCAGATCCTGACCCGTGAAAAAAATTGA
- the cas2 gene encoding CRISPR-associated endonuclease Cas2, translated as MFCLVCFDIVDDKVRYKAAKVLKGYGYRVQKSVFECPELTEKQYLKLKDRLENLIDATEDSVRYYRQCRACLGEFEFSGIGEAPSADEYGIL; from the coding sequence ATGTTTTGCCTTGTATGTTTTGATATAGTTGACGACAAGGTCCGTTATAAAGCGGCAAAGGTACTTAAAGGTTATGGATACAGGGTGCAGAAGTCGGTATTTGAATGCCCTGAGCTCACGGAAAAACAGTACCTCAAACTCAAGGACAGGCTTGAAAACCTCATCGATGCCACTGAAGACAGTGTCCGGTATTACCGACAGTGCAGGGCATGTCTGGGTGAATTTGAGTTTTCAGGTATCGGGGAAGCTCCTTCCGCTGACGAATACGGAATCTTGTAG